From a single Salmo salar chromosome ssa22, Ssal_v3.1, whole genome shotgun sequence genomic region:
- the LOC106583217 gene encoding protein cereblon isoform X2 yields the protein MSSTKLIPRPKMHNCGKINSIHLGPTVSRFGCLPCYRKPQAMADDQGGGDNINDMGNRLQLLPENEEMETEDAEKPSLNFDPSLPTSHAYLGSDMEEFHGRTVHDDDSCQIIPVLPFTAVMLIPGQTLPLQLFRPQEVSMMRNIIQRDRTFAVLAHSDTGEVHAEFGTTAEIYAYREEQEYGIETVKVKAVGRQRFKVHEIRTQADGIKQAKVQILPERILPDPLTAVQLTPLSRLHMHPTSRPPAQSCRQAQCWWATYRQRKFHCANMTSWPPWVYALYDSETLMNRVKRQLHEWDENLKDDSLPTNAIDFSYRVAACLPIDDALRLQLLKIGSAIQRLRCELDIMDRCTSLCCKQCQDTEITTKNEIFRYAWTIAQCQICGSHMGWKFTATKTDLSPPRFWGLTRSAMLPRIPQTGGQEGDEGSRLLCL from the exons ATGTCTAGCACTAAACTAATTCCAAGGCCCAAAATGCATAATTGTGGGAAGATTAACTCCATCCACTTGGGCCCGACAGTGAGTCGTTTTGGATGCTTACCCTGCTATAGAAAACCACAGGCTATGGCCGACGACCAGGGTGGAGGCGACAATATCAACGACATGGGCAATCGGCTGCAACTCTTACCCG aaaatgaagagatggagacagaggatgCAGAAAAACCAAGCTTAAACTTTGACCCGAGTCTTCCAACTTCACATGCT TACCTGGGTTCAGACATGGAGGAGTTTCATGGACGTACGGTGCACGATGACGACAGCTGCCAGATCATCCCAGTGCTTCCATTCACAGCTGTCATGCTTATCCCTGGACAGACCCTGCCGCTGCAGCTCTTCAGACCGCAGGAGGTCAGCATGATGCGCAACATCATCCAGAGAGACCGCACCTTTGCTGTGCTCGCACACAG TGACACAGGCGAGGTGCATGCAGAGTTTGGGACGACAGCTGAAATCTATGCTTATCGGGAGGAGCAGGAGTACGGCATCGAGACTGTCAAAGTGAAGGCAGTCGGACGGCAGCGGTTCAAGGTCCATGAGATCAGAACCCAGGCAGATGG GATCAAACAGGCCAAGGTGCAGATCCTCCCAGAGCGGATCCTCCCGGATCCCCTGACTGCAGTGCAGCTCACGCCCCTGTCTCGCCTCCACATGCACCCCACCTCCAGACCCCCCGCTCAGAGCTGCAGACAGGCCCAGTGCTGGTGGGCCACCTACCGCCAG AGGAAGTTCCACTGTGCCAACATGACATCGTGGCCTCCCTGGGTCTACGCCCTCTATGACTCT GAGACTCTGATGAACAGAGTGAAGAGACAGCTCCATGAATGGGACGAGAACCTGAAGGATGATTCCCTCCCCACAAACGCTATAG ATTTCTCCTACAGAGTGGCAGCCTGTTTGCCCATAGACGATGCCCTCCGGCTCCAGCTGCTGAAGATAGGCAGTGCCATCCAGAGGCTGCGCTGTGAGCTGGACATCATGGACCGG TGCACCTCGCTGTGTTGCAAGCAGTGCCAAGATACGGAGATCACCACCAAGAATGAGATcttcag gTATGCCTGGACGATCGCTCAGTGTCAGATCTGTGGCTCCCACATGGGCTGGAAGTTCACGGCCACCAAGACGGACTTGTCCCCTCCTCGTTTCTGGGGCCTGACCCGCTCAGCGATGCTGCCCCGCATCCCCCAGACAGGTGGCCAGGAGGGGGACGAGGGCTCCCGCCTGCTCTGCCTGTGA
- the LOC106583217 gene encoding protein cereblon isoform X1 has product MSSTKLIPRPKMHNCGKINSIHLGPTVSRFGCLPCYRKPQAMADDQGGGDNINDMGNRLQLLPENEEMETEDAEKPSLNFDPSLPTSHAYLGSDMEEFHGRTVHDDDSCQIIPVLPFTAVMLIPGQTLPLQLFRPQEVSMMRNIIQRDRTFAVLAHSDTGEVHAEFGTTAEIYAYREEQEYGIETVKVKAVGRQRFKVHEIRTQADGIKQAKVQILPERILPDPLTAVQLTPLSRLHMHPTSRPPAQSCRQAQCWWATYRQRKFHCANMTSWPPWVYALYDSETLMNRVKRQLHEWDENLKDDSLPTNAIDFSYRVAACLPIDDALRLQLLKIGSAIQRLRCELDIMDRCTSLCCKQCQDTEITTKNEIFSLTLYGPMAAYVNSHGYVHETLTVYKASNLNLVGRPSTLHSWFPGYAWTIAQCQICGSHMGWKFTATKTDLSPPRFWGLTRSAMLPRIPQTGGQEGDEGSRLLCL; this is encoded by the exons ATGTCTAGCACTAAACTAATTCCAAGGCCCAAAATGCATAATTGTGGGAAGATTAACTCCATCCACTTGGGCCCGACAGTGAGTCGTTTTGGATGCTTACCCTGCTATAGAAAACCACAGGCTATGGCCGACGACCAGGGTGGAGGCGACAATATCAACGACATGGGCAATCGGCTGCAACTCTTACCCG aaaatgaagagatggagacagaggatgCAGAAAAACCAAGCTTAAACTTTGACCCGAGTCTTCCAACTTCACATGCT TACCTGGGTTCAGACATGGAGGAGTTTCATGGACGTACGGTGCACGATGACGACAGCTGCCAGATCATCCCAGTGCTTCCATTCACAGCTGTCATGCTTATCCCTGGACAGACCCTGCCGCTGCAGCTCTTCAGACCGCAGGAGGTCAGCATGATGCGCAACATCATCCAGAGAGACCGCACCTTTGCTGTGCTCGCACACAG TGACACAGGCGAGGTGCATGCAGAGTTTGGGACGACAGCTGAAATCTATGCTTATCGGGAGGAGCAGGAGTACGGCATCGAGACTGTCAAAGTGAAGGCAGTCGGACGGCAGCGGTTCAAGGTCCATGAGATCAGAACCCAGGCAGATGG GATCAAACAGGCCAAGGTGCAGATCCTCCCAGAGCGGATCCTCCCGGATCCCCTGACTGCAGTGCAGCTCACGCCCCTGTCTCGCCTCCACATGCACCCCACCTCCAGACCCCCCGCTCAGAGCTGCAGACAGGCCCAGTGCTGGTGGGCCACCTACCGCCAG AGGAAGTTCCACTGTGCCAACATGACATCGTGGCCTCCCTGGGTCTACGCCCTCTATGACTCT GAGACTCTGATGAACAGAGTGAAGAGACAGCTCCATGAATGGGACGAGAACCTGAAGGATGATTCCCTCCCCACAAACGCTATAG ATTTCTCCTACAGAGTGGCAGCCTGTTTGCCCATAGACGATGCCCTCCGGCTCCAGCTGCTGAAGATAGGCAGTGCCATCCAGAGGCTGCGCTGTGAGCTGGACATCATGGACCGG TGCACCTCGCTGTGTTGCAAGCAGTGCCAAGATACGGAGATCACCACCAAGAATGAGATcttcag ctTGACTCTGTACGGCCCCATGGCAGCCTATGTCAACTCCCACGGTTACGTCCATGAGACCCTGACTGTCTACAAAGCCAGCAACCTCAACCTGGTCGGCAGGCCGTCTACACTCCACAGCTGGTTTCCAGG gTATGCCTGGACGATCGCTCAGTGTCAGATCTGTGGCTCCCACATGGGCTGGAAGTTCACGGCCACCAAGACGGACTTGTCCCCTCCTCGTTTCTGGGGCCTGACCCGCTCAGCGATGCTGCCCCGCATCCCCCAGACAGGTGGCCAGGAGGGGGACGAGGGCTCCCGCCTGCTCTGCCTGTGA
- the LOC106583217 gene encoding protein cereblon isoform X3 produces the protein MSSTKLIPRPKMHNCGKINSIHLGPTVSRFGCLPCYRKPQAMADDQGGGDNINDMGNRLQLLPENEEMETEDAEKPSLNFDPSLPTSHAYLGSDMEEFHGRTVHDDDSCQIIPVLPFTAVMLIPGQTLPLQLFRPQEVSMMRNIIQRDRTFAVLAHRIKQAKVQILPERILPDPLTAVQLTPLSRLHMHPTSRPPAQSCRQAQCWWATYRQRKFHCANMTSWPPWVYALYDSETLMNRVKRQLHEWDENLKDDSLPTNAIDFSYRVAACLPIDDALRLQLLKIGSAIQRLRCELDIMDRCTSLCCKQCQDTEITTKNEIFSLTLYGPMAAYVNSHGYVHETLTVYKASNLNLVGRPSTLHSWFPGYAWTIAQCQICGSHMGWKFTATKTDLSPPRFWGLTRSAMLPRIPQTGGQEGDEGSRLLCL, from the exons ATGTCTAGCACTAAACTAATTCCAAGGCCCAAAATGCATAATTGTGGGAAGATTAACTCCATCCACTTGGGCCCGACAGTGAGTCGTTTTGGATGCTTACCCTGCTATAGAAAACCACAGGCTATGGCCGACGACCAGGGTGGAGGCGACAATATCAACGACATGGGCAATCGGCTGCAACTCTTACCCG aaaatgaagagatggagacagaggatgCAGAAAAACCAAGCTTAAACTTTGACCCGAGTCTTCCAACTTCACATGCT TACCTGGGTTCAGACATGGAGGAGTTTCATGGACGTACGGTGCACGATGACGACAGCTGCCAGATCATCCCAGTGCTTCCATTCACAGCTGTCATGCTTATCCCTGGACAGACCCTGCCGCTGCAGCTCTTCAGACCGCAGGAGGTCAGCATGATGCGCAACATCATCCAGAGAGACCGCACCTTTGCTGTGCTCGCACACAG GATCAAACAGGCCAAGGTGCAGATCCTCCCAGAGCGGATCCTCCCGGATCCCCTGACTGCAGTGCAGCTCACGCCCCTGTCTCGCCTCCACATGCACCCCACCTCCAGACCCCCCGCTCAGAGCTGCAGACAGGCCCAGTGCTGGTGGGCCACCTACCGCCAG AGGAAGTTCCACTGTGCCAACATGACATCGTGGCCTCCCTGGGTCTACGCCCTCTATGACTCT GAGACTCTGATGAACAGAGTGAAGAGACAGCTCCATGAATGGGACGAGAACCTGAAGGATGATTCCCTCCCCACAAACGCTATAG ATTTCTCCTACAGAGTGGCAGCCTGTTTGCCCATAGACGATGCCCTCCGGCTCCAGCTGCTGAAGATAGGCAGTGCCATCCAGAGGCTGCGCTGTGAGCTGGACATCATGGACCGG TGCACCTCGCTGTGTTGCAAGCAGTGCCAAGATACGGAGATCACCACCAAGAATGAGATcttcag ctTGACTCTGTACGGCCCCATGGCAGCCTATGTCAACTCCCACGGTTACGTCCATGAGACCCTGACTGTCTACAAAGCCAGCAACCTCAACCTGGTCGGCAGGCCGTCTACACTCCACAGCTGGTTTCCAGG gTATGCCTGGACGATCGCTCAGTGTCAGATCTGTGGCTCCCACATGGGCTGGAAGTTCACGGCCACCAAGACGGACTTGTCCCCTCCTCGTTTCTGGGGCCTGACCCGCTCAGCGATGCTGCCCCGCATCCCCCAGACAGGTGGCCAGGAGGGGGACGAGGGCTCCCGCCTGCTCTGCCTGTGA